CACTGCTTTAACTCCAACAGAATCATCTGATTGTGATGATTCTGCTTTGCCAGTTTGAAAATTGCTCTTGGAGATTAAGTTAGCACCAGTATCAGCAACTAAAGCACACAAATCACGAGGCATGAACCCAGAAGTCTGCCCCACTATGTCCTTCACAAAATCCTCTAAGCGAGTCTGCAACCAACCAcatcaaacaaaaaatttaaaaaagagaGCTTCTAGCACATCTGGAGGTCttatttatgtataaaataattctaaaatatatatttaagttgAAATTATTCCCAATTGGATAAATTGAACAGGTGACATCCTTATCAGCCTCTATATAAAATTGAATGTTGGATTCAGTTATGGTGTAAATATTACATGAGTTATACAAAGCATTAAAATTTTCCCTGCTTAGATTCAATTTACTTAAGAAATTTAGCCAAAGTTATAAACATATATAGGAGATGAAATATTTTCCCTTTACTTACATCAGAAAGAAGTTCAGAAACACCTTGCAGTGACTGTGACAACATTTCAGCCCTTTGCTCTTCAGTCAAGGGACCCATGCTTACTTCATGGCTGAAACAACGCCGAATAGCTGGTGGCAGACCTTCAGAACTGTCAGCAGCTGCAACCAACAGCACCTGGTGCCTACCCACATTTCCACTGTCCTTTACAGCCTGCACCAACGGCATATAAGTGATAAGTTCAAAGCATCATCATTTTAAGTTCTTGAAAGTAAATAGAAAATAAACACCTCAAAATGAATTTTCAGCTTATTGATTTCAATTAGTTAGTTGAAGTTCACTAGATACAATAGATCAATATGACACTTGTCAAAGTTCAAAAGAATCCCTTGTCGGTTAAGAAACGATAAATCAGGACTCATGAAAACACACAACATACATGGGGAAACGCTTTGGATAGATAGCAAAGTAAATCTAAAGGTTTCATCAATAATGACAAACCACGCAACCAGAAACCAATTGATGTAAATGAAAACATGCCTGGAAATCTAATCAACTAAAAGATACTGCCAACAAGTTGGCTCTTACAAATTCTCCGTTTGACATGTCTTCCGCATTGCCGTCTTCATCACTAGCAGCTGGCTCAGTAAACTTTCTGATGACTGATGCAAATTCAGAGGAAAGTCCAATTTGGTCACTTGGCAAACCTTCATGGGAGGTAAAATTCCGAAACACATCAAAATGGCGTAGAAGAAGTATTGTTGGTGAGTATCTGCCACCAAATAGATAGAGTGAGCCCATAGAAAGGCTAAGGAACAACGATATCAGGTGCTTTCATTTTGCATGATATCTGTCATCATATAAGCATCGAGTCTGAAAGAAGCAAAATCGCTCAGTTACCTTGATTGAATTGTCAGAGAAGCTGCTTTATCACAGAGACATGTATAGATGCAAAATTAGACACTCTAACATAGGACCTCTACCAAAAGGTGCAACAACTGAACTTTCGAAAATCTCGAAAAATTTCCAACTATAGAAACCAAAAAAACTACTTAATAAAATCAGAACAATTATTGGCAATTGGGCATGTTTCAGCAAGTCAGCTGCTTCACCTTTGCGAACTGTTGAAAGCTTGAGTCAAAGCAGCAGAGGTCTTCTTCTCAGAAGAGGCTGTTAGGTCGTGGCAGCTATATTCAACTACATGTAGACCCAGTCGCTTAGAAACATATCTAACAACAGTCCTCTTCCCACACCCTGCAATAAATACTTGATCAGGACTCAGCTACACTATACATaaacaaacatatatataatcaaataaaTCCTCCTCCCTGTGATCAATCTGCATAACAACTTATTGATGTTCTtaggaattgaataatgaaaaacAGTAACAAGTTTGGCAAGCGTAATTTTCCAGTGCTAGAGAGAATGACCACAAAGTTGTGCCATAAATCAAAGATATCATTTTGACATACAATTATTTTCATCAACTAAGGAAGTAGCTCAGTTTAGAAGATAACAAGGGATCAGAATAGCATCCCACCTGGCAGACCATGTAGTAGAACAGAAACTCTAAATTTCAAAGATAGTGGGGATGGGCATAGAGGTGGTGTGAGAATAGAGGCTAAAATCTTGACCGTGTCCCCTTGCAGAGGCGCAACACTTTTTGAACCAGAAATTAACAAATCAGGGGGAACAGCAGATGGCACACTCCCTCCAAGAACTAGAGCAGTCTGAGTACGATTTACTCGAAGAATGGCTTCATCTGATGGCTCCACAGCAACAACCTGAAGACAAGAATTACCATCTGATGACAGCCTGGCACATTGTTACACTAATTACATATACTGTTACACTGGTAGTAACTAATATATACACAAACtattaccttaaaatagatgataTCATCACTCTGATTTTGCAATCTTGAGCAGCAAGGAATGCAAATGGCTGAATTGCAATTCCAATTTAGGAAAACGCTGAAAACATCTCCCCTTGTTAAATATCTATCCATTTTAAAGTACTTGTGTAAGGCAGAATCAATCATTTCTTGGCGATCATCGGCTTCAATAGAAGAAATTCCTCTTAAAGATTCCAGGGAACTGCATTCTGGTATCTTAACAAAGGAAACCCTTAAGTGTGATGCATACTTTGGCGGGCCCCCCAAAGGTTCCAACCATAAACTGATATCAGTGTCTCCCCTGCATGCCTTATCATCCGCATTAGCTTCAAAGAGGGATGCTAAAGTCTCCGTTCCTTTATAGACAAGAGATCTCAAGCATGATATGTGTAGGTTGAGGTTAAAAGCTAACAGAGGAGATACATAGGCAACATCACTGTCCAAGGATACAGAACCAGTAGAAGGATAACTGTATGAGGGAAAGACAAGCATTACATGCGGAGGATCTGAAAGGGATTCTTTTCTTAGAGACATGTGAACGTGAGTATTTGGAGAATCTAAAACAACAATCTGAGCAACTCTTTGTATCTTTGCCTCCAAGTTTCTAACAAGCATCTAAAAGAAGCGTAAAAAGAGGGAGGAAAAAAAGCTGAGGTCAGTCATTATAACATTATTAAGAACAAGGCTTCTTTCTTTGCAATGATTTTCATCATAAATATTACATCATCACTGTACATTAACTCCATTTTCTACTATTAGTCAAGTTCAAGATTCAGAGTTCGATTTTGAAACAAGAGAAATCCCAAACGCAAAATAAAAATTCACTTTGTGAACCATGATAATTAGAATACACCAAAAAGAGTGCagatttctttttcctttttcccttGCAACGTTTTCCTAGCGACCAAACAGAGCTTAAACGAGCAGTAAAAGAAAAAGTTTAATATGATAGACAGAGAACAAATTCTAGTAAGCCTACGCAACAAGGGCAGATATTCAATTAAGCTAAAGGTTCCgaaattttagttttttcctGAAAATTTTA
Above is a genomic segment from Gossypium arboreum isolate Shixiya-1 chromosome 8, ASM2569848v2, whole genome shotgun sequence containing:
- the LOC108460929 gene encoding peroxisome biogenesis protein 6 — translated: MVGRRKPLVLSSTKILVNSVLSSTRLNEAGPANLSGDGLRLKAGILRVSKDKNGISDPKLASLDDSALIGLSTSTLKRLSMTSGSLMLVRNLEAKIQRVAQIVVLDSPNTHVHMSLRKESLSDPPHVMLVFPSYSYPSTGSVSLDSDVAYVSPLLAFNLNLHISCLRSLVYKGTETLASLFEANADDKACRGDTDISLWLEPLGGPPKYASHLRVSFVKIPECSSLESLRGISSIEADDRQEMIDSALHKYFKMDRYLTRGDVFSVFLNWNCNSAICIPCCSRLQNQSDDIIYFKVVAVEPSDEAILRVNRTQTALVLGGSVPSAVPPDLLISGSKSVAPLQGDTVKILASILTPPLCPSPLSLKFRVSVLLHGLPGCGKRTVVRYVSKRLGLHVVEYSCHDLTASSEKKTSAALTQAFNSSQRYSPTILLLRHFDVFRNFTSHEGLPSDQIGLSSEFASVIRKFTEPAASDEDGNAEDMSNGEFAVKDSGNVGRHQVLLVAAADSSEGLPPAIRRCFSHEVSMGPLTEEQRAEMLSQSLQGVSELLSDTRLEDFVKDIVGQTSGFMPRDLCALVADTGANLISKSNFQTGKAESSQSDDSVGVKAVQDTSSNTMARLRGKDDLEKALERSKKRTASALGAPKVPNVKWEDVGGLEDVKKSILDTVQLPLLHKDLFSSGLRKRSGVLLYGPPGTGKTLLAKAVATECSLNFLSVKGPELINMYIGESEKNVRDIFQKARSARPCVIFFDELDSLAPARGASGDSGGVMDRVVSQMLAEIDGLNDSTQDLFIIGASNRPDLIDPALLRPGRFDKLLYVGVNSDASYRERVLKALTRKFRLHEDISLYSIAKRCPPNFTGADMYALCADAWFHAAKRKVLSPDSSSMDQADSIVVEYDDFVKVLRELSPSLSMAELKKYEMLRDQFEGSSS